In a single window of the Caulobacter soli genome:
- the scpA gene encoding methylmalonyl-CoA mutase codes for MSKFPDFKDIAFEAAATVAAPEGAVWSTPEGVDVAPAFTADDTAQLDFTDGYPGLAPYLRGPYPTMYVTNPWTVRQYAGFSTAEDSNAFYRRNLAAGQMGLSVAFDLATHRGYDSDHERVKGDVGMAGVAIDSILDMRTLFSGIPLDKMSVSMTMNGAVLPILALYIVAAEEQGVTPDKLSGTIQNDILKEFMVRNTYIYPPGPSMRIIADIFSFTAQKMPKFNSISISGYHMQEAGASADLELAYTLADGIEYGRAGVAAGMSIDVFAPRLSFFWAIGMNYFMEVAKMRAARLLWARLMKREFDPKDDRSLSLRTHSQTSGWSLAAQDVFNNVSRTCVEAMAAVNGQTQSLHTNALDEALALPTDFSARIARNTQLFLQMESGTTRVADPWGGSYYVERLTHDLAVKALAHIEEVEAAGGMAKAIEQGIPKLRIEEAAAKTQARIDANRQSVVGVNRYKPEVVDEIPMLKVDNSSVRTQQLEKLARLKAERDPAQTAAALKALEDGARGDGNLLALAVDAARAKATVGEISLAMENVFGRHRATIQSIQGVYMKEAGNDPAAARAKAMVEAFEQADGRRPRILVAKMGQDGHDRGQKVIATAFADLGFDVDIGPLFQTPAEAAKQAVENDVHIVGASSLAAGHLTLAPELKAELAKQGRGDIMMVVGGVIPPQDFQALRDAGAAAIFPPGTVIAEAVIELLEKLNKQLGYTQGEAA; via the coding sequence ATGAGCAAGTTCCCCGACTTCAAGGACATCGCGTTCGAAGCCGCCGCCACCGTCGCCGCGCCGGAAGGCGCGGTGTGGTCCACGCCCGAAGGCGTCGACGTCGCCCCGGCCTTCACCGCCGACGACACCGCGCAGCTCGACTTCACCGACGGCTATCCCGGCCTCGCGCCTTATCTGCGCGGCCCCTATCCGACCATGTACGTGACCAATCCGTGGACGGTGCGGCAGTACGCAGGCTTCTCGACCGCCGAGGACTCCAACGCCTTCTACCGCCGCAACCTCGCGGCCGGTCAGATGGGCCTGTCGGTGGCCTTCGACCTGGCCACTCACCGGGGCTACGACAGCGACCACGAGCGGGTGAAGGGCGACGTCGGCATGGCCGGCGTGGCCATCGACTCGATCCTCGACATGCGCACCCTGTTCAGCGGCATCCCGCTCGACAAGATGAGCGTGTCGATGACCATGAACGGCGCGGTGCTGCCGATCCTGGCGCTCTACATCGTCGCCGCCGAGGAACAGGGCGTCACGCCCGACAAGCTGTCGGGGACCATCCAGAACGACATTCTCAAGGAGTTCATGGTCCGCAACACCTACATCTATCCGCCCGGTCCCTCGATGCGGATCATCGCGGACATCTTCTCGTTCACCGCCCAGAAGATGCCGAAGTTCAACTCGATCTCGATCAGCGGCTACCACATGCAGGAGGCCGGGGCCTCGGCCGACCTGGAACTGGCCTACACCCTGGCCGACGGCATCGAATATGGCCGGGCCGGCGTCGCGGCGGGCATGAGCATCGACGTCTTCGCCCCGCGTCTGTCGTTCTTCTGGGCGATCGGCATGAACTACTTCATGGAAGTGGCCAAGATGCGCGCCGCCCGCCTGCTGTGGGCCCGGCTGATGAAGCGCGAGTTCGATCCCAAGGACGACCGCAGCCTCTCCCTGCGCACCCACAGCCAGACTTCGGGCTGGTCGCTGGCGGCGCAGGACGTGTTCAACAACGTCTCGCGCACCTGTGTCGAGGCCATGGCGGCCGTCAACGGCCAGACCCAGAGCCTGCACACCAACGCCTTGGACGAGGCCCTGGCCCTGCCCACCGACTTCTCGGCCCGGATCGCCCGCAACACCCAGCTGTTCCTGCAGATGGAAAGCGGCACCACCCGCGTCGCCGATCCGTGGGGCGGTTCCTACTATGTCGAGCGCCTGACCCACGACCTGGCGGTCAAGGCCCTGGCCCACATCGAGGAGGTCGAGGCGGCCGGCGGCATGGCCAAGGCCATCGAGCAGGGCATCCCCAAGCTGCGCATCGAGGAAGCCGCCGCCAAGACCCAGGCCCGCATCGACGCCAATCGCCAGAGCGTGGTCGGCGTCAACCGCTACAAGCCCGAGGTCGTCGACGAGATCCCGATGCTGAAGGTCGACAATTCGTCGGTCCGCACCCAGCAGCTGGAAAAGCTGGCGCGCCTGAAGGCCGAGCGCGATCCGGCCCAGACGGCCGCGGCGCTGAAGGCCCTGGAGGACGGCGCGCGCGGCGACGGCAACCTGCTGGCCCTGGCCGTCGACGCCGCCCGCGCCAAGGCCACGGTCGGCGAGATCAGCCTGGCCATGGAGAACGTCTTCGGCCGCCACCGCGCCACGATCCAGTCGATCCAGGGGGTCTACATGAAGGAAGCCGGCAACGACCCCGCCGCCGCCCGGGCCAAGGCCATGGTCGAGGCCTTCGAGCAAGCCGACGGCCGCCGTCCCCGCATCCTGGTCGCCAAGATGGGCCAGGACGGCCACGACCGGGGCCAGAAGGTGATCGCCACCGCCTTCGCCGACCTGGGCTTCGACGTCGACATCGGTCCGCTGTTCCAGACCCCGGCCGAGGCCGCCAAGCAGGCGGTCGAGAACGACGTCCACATCGTCGGCGCCAGCTCCCTGGCGGCCGGTCACCTGACGTTGGCTCCTGAACTCAAGGCCGAGCTGGCCAAGCAGGGGCGCGGCGACATCATGATGGTGGTCGGCGGCGTGATCCCGCCCCAGGACTTCCAGGCCCTGCGCGACGCCGGCGCCGCCGCCATCTTCCCGCCCGGCACGGTGATCGCCGAAGCGGTGATCGAGCTGCTGGAAAAGCTGAACAAGCAACTGGGCTACACCCAGGGCGAAGCGGCGTAG
- a CDS encoding heavy metal-binding domain-containing protein has protein sequence MLISTTPFIEGRPVQDYKGAIYAQSILGANVVLDLMAAIRDFIGGHSKSYERVLARAREDAMKNLVKEAEKLGANAVIAVDLDYNTVGPHGSMMMVSVSGTAVVL, from the coding sequence ATGCTGATCTCGACCACCCCCTTCATCGAGGGACGGCCGGTCCAGGACTACAAGGGCGCGATCTACGCCCAGTCGATCCTTGGCGCGAACGTGGTGCTGGACCTGATGGCCGCGATCCGCGACTTCATCGGCGGCCATTCCAAGTCCTACGAACGGGTTCTGGCCCGGGCCCGCGAGGACGCCATGAAGAACCTGGTCAAGGAAGCCGAGAAGCTGGGCGCGAACGCGGTCATCGCCGTCGACCTCGACTACAACACCGTCGGCCCGCACGGCTCGATGATGATGGTTTCGGTTTCCGGGACCGCGGTCGTCCTCTAA
- the chrA gene encoding chromate transporter, whose product MTTQASPSFREAFWVWLKVGCLGFGGPAGQIALLHREVVEKRAWIDAARFAHALSFCMLLPGPEAQQLATWLGWRLHGVRGGIAAGLLFVLPGLLVMLGLSALYVVHGRSAWAGPALLGLKAAVVALVLQALIRMGGRAIKGVAGWWAAGLAFAALTFTVLPFPLIILAAGAVGWALGGGAVVPAETVQRPAWRTALVCLAVWLAPVLLVLAFAPGSTLARMGGVFSVLAVVSFGGAYAALAYVGQAAGAFGWLAPGQMLDGLGLAETTPGPLVLVLVFVGFVGAYQNAPAEWAWIAGLAGGLMAAWTTFAPSFLWIFAGGPFFERLRSRPRPARALALVSAAAVGVIANLAVWFAVHLLFRVGSVRAWGPLRAELPDLASVNLSAVGLVALACGLVFAVRAPILAVVGAMIAAGLALGAVGLA is encoded by the coding sequence GTGACCACACAGGCCAGCCCCAGCTTTCGGGAAGCGTTCTGGGTCTGGCTCAAGGTCGGGTGCCTGGGCTTTGGCGGTCCCGCCGGCCAGATCGCCCTGCTGCACCGGGAGGTGGTCGAGAAGCGCGCCTGGATCGACGCGGCGCGGTTCGCCCACGCCCTGAGCTTCTGCATGCTGCTGCCGGGGCCGGAGGCCCAGCAATTGGCCACCTGGCTGGGCTGGCGGCTGCATGGCGTGCGCGGCGGGATCGCGGCGGGGCTGCTGTTCGTCTTGCCCGGCTTGCTGGTGATGCTGGGTCTTTCCGCCTTGTACGTCGTGCATGGGCGATCAGCCTGGGCGGGGCCGGCCCTGCTGGGGCTGAAGGCGGCGGTGGTCGCCCTGGTGCTGCAGGCCCTGATCCGCATGGGCGGCCGGGCGATCAAGGGCGTGGCGGGCTGGTGGGCGGCGGGCCTCGCGTTCGCGGCCCTGACCTTCACCGTGCTGCCGTTCCCCCTGATCATCCTGGCGGCCGGCGCGGTCGGGTGGGCGCTGGGCGGCGGCGCGGTCGTGCCGGCCGAAACGGTTCAGCGGCCCGCCTGGCGCACGGCCCTGGTGTGTCTCGCCGTGTGGCTGGCGCCGGTGCTGCTGGTCCTGGCCTTCGCGCCGGGATCGACCCTGGCCCGGATGGGCGGCGTGTTCAGCGTGCTGGCGGTGGTCAGCTTCGGTGGCGCCTACGCGGCCCTGGCCTATGTCGGCCAGGCGGCCGGCGCGTTCGGCTGGCTGGCGCCGGGCCAGATGCTGGACGGCCTGGGCCTGGCCGAGACCACGCCGGGGCCGCTGGTGCTGGTTCTGGTCTTCGTCGGCTTCGTCGGCGCCTACCAGAACGCCCCGGCGGAGTGGGCCTGGATCGCGGGCCTGGCCGGGGGACTGATGGCCGCCTGGACCACCTTCGCCCCGTCGTTCCTGTGGATCTTCGCCGGCGGGCCGTTCTTCGAGCGCCTGCGCTCTCGCCCGCGTCCCGCCCGCGCCCTGGCCCTGGTGTCGGCCGCCGCCGTCGGGGTGATCGCCAATCTGGCCGTGTGGTTCGCGGTCCATCTGCTGTTCCGGGTCGGAAGCGTCCGGGCCTGGGGGCCACTGCGGGCCGAGCTGCCCGACCTCGCCAGCGTCAACCTGTCGGCGGTCGGCTTGGTGGCCCTGGCGTGCGGCCTGGTCTTCGCCGTGCGCGCGCCGATCCTGGCGGTGGTGGGGGCGATGATCGCCGCAGGTCTGGCTCTGGGCGCTGTCGGGCTAGCTTGA
- a CDS encoding DUF2945 domain-containing protein gives MAGHFSKGDKVSWTWGAHTAHGHVAERFERRVQRTIKGERIVRNGSKGEPAYLVAQDDGGRALKSQSELHAQGGT, from the coding sequence GTGGCTGGGCATTTTTCGAAGGGCGACAAGGTCAGTTGGACCTGGGGGGCGCATACCGCCCACGGCCATGTGGCCGAACGCTTCGAGCGCCGCGTCCAGCGCACGATCAAGGGCGAACGGATCGTCCGCAACGGCTCCAAGGGCGAACCGGCTTATCTGGTCGCCCAGGACGACGGCGGCCGAGCGCTGAAATCGCAGTCCGAACTCCACGCCCAGGGCGGAACGTGA
- a CDS encoding DUF4112 domain-containing protein: MIFAKSHLDLHNIRNNVARVKKLSDNVVGVGPLGIGLDGLLTWIPGAGELYSLGAGGLIVWDAVRARSAPMIVVQIMAIILVDTVAGAVPGVGKVADMLFTGHKWSADMLTNHMDDTIYFEGTRKDVQGTAEYRDLLERIRAGKEKRRVVFLG, from the coding sequence GTGATCTTCGCCAAATCGCATCTCGACCTGCACAACATCCGCAACAACGTGGCGCGGGTGAAGAAGCTGTCGGACAACGTGGTCGGCGTGGGCCCGCTGGGCATCGGCCTGGACGGCCTGCTCACCTGGATCCCGGGCGCGGGCGAGCTCTACAGCCTGGGGGCCGGCGGGCTGATCGTCTGGGACGCCGTCCGCGCGCGCTCGGCGCCGATGATCGTCGTGCAGATCATGGCCATCATCCTGGTCGACACGGTAGCCGGCGCCGTGCCGGGCGTGGGCAAGGTGGCCGACATGCTGTTCACCGGCCACAAGTGGTCGGCCGACATGCTGACCAACCACATGGATGACACGATCTATTTCGAGGGCACGCGCAAGGACGTCCAGGGCACGGCCGAGTACCGCGACCTGCTGGAACGGATCCGGGCCGGCAAGGAAAAGCGCCGGGTGGTCTTCCTCGGCTGA
- a CDS encoding DUF2975 domain-containing protein, translated as MTVVVKLKPRAETLTAPETPAQRRVRLGSRALAWLFTGLLALSCAILATAMVTMIFYKGELVRIGPDNCYIGEGPPNSVAFGSLPLPHRLIYGLVGIVRATPIIMLFWSLRSLFSLYATGRVFTPENGRSFSRVGGWLCAYALSPFVCHLFLGATGYEIDKNWAHMASLQAFVLGLLVFVIGQVMQVGREIEEDREAFV; from the coding sequence ATGACCGTCGTCGTCAAACTGAAGCCTCGCGCCGAGACCCTGACGGCGCCCGAGACCCCGGCCCAGCGGCGCGTGCGCCTGGGCAGTCGCGCCCTGGCCTGGCTGTTCACGGGCCTGCTGGCCCTGTCGTGCGCGATCCTGGCCACGGCCATGGTGACCATGATCTTCTACAAGGGCGAACTGGTTCGGATCGGGCCGGACAATTGCTATATCGGCGAGGGCCCGCCCAACTCGGTGGCCTTTGGGTCGCTGCCCCTGCCCCACCGGCTGATCTACGGCCTGGTCGGGATCGTGCGGGCGACGCCGATCATCATGCTGTTCTGGAGCCTGCGGTCGCTGTTCAGCCTCTACGCCACGGGCCGCGTCTTCACGCCCGAGAATGGCCGGAGCTTCAGCCGGGTCGGCGGCTGGCTGTGCGCCTACGCTCTCTCGCCATTCGTCTGCCACCTGTTCCTGGGCGCCACGGGCTACGAGATCGACAAGAACTGGGCGCACATGGCCAGCCTCCAGGCCTTCGTGCTGGGACTGCTGGTCTTCGTGATCGGCCAGGTCATGCAGGTGGGGCGCGAGATCGAGGAAGATCGCGAGGCGTTCGTCTGA
- the rlmJ gene encoding 23S rRNA (adenine(2030)-N(6))-methyltransferase RlmJ, with protein sequence MNYRHAFHAGNFADLQKHAIVLALLKALTAEETPLSVIDTHGGAGAYDLGGDMALRSGEAAAGIGRLLAMDDVPAVFAPLVAAAKALNGRGQGSLYPGSPLLVAGALRKTDRYTACELRPDDFDSLRRTLAPYAFAQAVKDDGYATAVARAGKGGRTFVLIDPPFERSDDYAQTVAATKAVLAKDKDAVIAAWMPLKDLETFDAFMRAMETVTNDALAAELRLRPLTDPMKMNGCAMVMVGAPKSTEGAIAEITTWLADNLGDAGAKARIWRA encoded by the coding sequence ATGAATTACCGACACGCCTTCCACGCCGGCAATTTCGCCGACCTGCAGAAGCACGCGATCGTGCTGGCCCTGCTGAAGGCCCTGACCGCCGAGGAAACGCCGCTGTCGGTGATCGACACCCACGGCGGCGCCGGAGCCTACGACCTAGGCGGCGACATGGCCCTTCGGTCGGGCGAGGCTGCGGCGGGGATCGGGCGGCTGCTGGCCATGGACGACGTGCCGGCGGTGTTCGCGCCCCTGGTCGCGGCGGCGAAGGCGTTGAACGGTAGGGGGCAGGGCTCGCTCTATCCGGGCTCGCCGCTGCTGGTGGCCGGCGCCCTTCGCAAGACCGACCGCTATACCGCCTGCGAGCTGCGACCCGACGATTTCGACAGCCTGCGTCGCACCCTGGCGCCCTACGCCTTCGCCCAGGCGGTCAAGGACGACGGCTACGCCACGGCCGTCGCCCGGGCGGGGAAGGGCGGGCGCACCTTCGTGCTGATCGACCCGCCGTTCGAGCGCAGCGACGACTACGCCCAGACCGTCGCCGCGACCAAGGCCGTGCTGGCCAAGGACAAGGACGCGGTGATCGCCGCCTGGATGCCGCTGAAGGACCTGGAAACCTTCGACGCCTTCATGCGAGCGATGGAAACCGTCACGAACGATGCGCTAGCTGCCGAGCTGCGCCTTCGCCCGCTGACGGATCCGATGAAGATGAACGGCTGCGCTATGGTCATGGTCGGGGCGCCGAAGTCGACCGAGGGCGCGATCGCCGAGATCACGACCTGGCTGGCCGACAATCTCGGCGACGCCGGGGCCAAGGCGCGGATCTGGCGCGCGTGA
- a CDS encoding DNA topoisomerase IB: protein MARDTLETTPAERTLLAYVNDQEQGIRRITRGKTFSYVDEDGRPVRDEATLARIKALAIPPAWTSVWICPDPNGHIQAIGRDQKNRKQYRYHTEWRADRDARKYDRMSAFGRALPKLRKRLAVDLARRGLPREKVLAAVVSLLELTLIRVGNDEYAKTNKSFGLTTMRKRHLKLASGGAVFEFVGKSGKKHRTGFRDRRLARIVAACQELRGQRLFQYLDDEGQRRAIESSDVNDYIRAACGDDFSAKDFRTWYGSLAALEALSLSPKPATQTEAKRTLNTCVKAVAGLLGNTPAVCRAAYIHPKVLEAFEASQLPKRRAASPRARELALLRLVAA, encoded by the coding sequence ATGGCCCGCGACACGCTGGAAACCACACCCGCCGAACGCACCCTGCTGGCCTATGTCAACGACCAGGAACAGGGCATCCGCAGGATTACGCGCGGCAAGACCTTCTCCTACGTCGACGAGGACGGCCGTCCCGTGAGGGACGAGGCCACCCTGGCGCGGATCAAGGCCCTGGCCATCCCTCCGGCCTGGACCAGCGTCTGGATCTGCCCCGACCCCAACGGCCACATCCAGGCGATCGGCCGCGACCAGAAGAACCGCAAGCAGTATCGCTATCACACCGAATGGCGAGCCGACCGCGATGCGCGCAAGTACGACCGCATGTCCGCCTTCGGTCGCGCCTTGCCCAAGCTGCGCAAGCGCCTGGCCGTCGACCTGGCGCGCCGGGGCCTGCCCCGCGAGAAGGTGCTGGCGGCCGTGGTCAGCCTGCTGGAGCTGACCCTGATCCGCGTCGGCAACGACGAATACGCCAAGACCAACAAGAGCTTCGGCCTGACCACCATGCGCAAGCGCCACCTGAAGCTGGCCAGCGGCGGGGCGGTGTTCGAGTTCGTCGGCAAGAGCGGCAAGAAGCACCGCACCGGCTTTCGCGACCGCCGCCTGGCGCGGATCGTCGCCGCCTGTCAGGAGCTGCGCGGCCAGCGCCTGTTCCAGTATCTGGACGACGAGGGCCAGCGGCGCGCCATCGAGAGCAGCGACGTCAACGACTACATCCGCGCGGCCTGCGGCGACGACTTCTCGGCCAAGGACTTCCGCACCTGGTACGGCTCGTTGGCGGCTCTCGAAGCCCTGAGCCTCAGTCCCAAGCCGGCGACCCAGACCGAGGCCAAGCGTACGCTCAACACCTGCGTGAAGGCCGTGGCCGGCCTGCTGGGCAACACCCCCGCCGTCTGCCGCGCGGCCTATATTCACCCCAAGGTGCTGGAGGCGTTCGAGGCCAGCCAGCTTCCCAAGCGCCGCGCCGCCTCGCCGAGGGCGCGCGAGCTGGCCCTGCTGAGGCTGGTGGCGGCTTAA
- a CDS encoding DUF4112 domain-containing protein → MTERTAQTVEGYIIDEGPASQRHKAHQAWRHAETIKRLSDRLIGIGPFGIGLDGVLAWVPVAGPVYSLGAGGLLLFHAMSAGASAATLARMLAYVAMDTATDAIPVAGWAVDTLFPGHLMAAKALQKDIESKHGLPDEIDAKTRKKRKVKKTRR, encoded by the coding sequence ATGACCGAACGCACCGCACAGACCGTCGAGGGCTACATCATCGACGAAGGGCCCGCCAGCCAGCGTCACAAGGCGCACCAGGCCTGGCGTCACGCCGAGACCATCAAGCGGCTTTCCGACCGGCTGATCGGCATCGGCCCGTTCGGCATCGGCCTGGACGGCGTGCTGGCCTGGGTGCCGGTCGCGGGGCCGGTCTACAGCCTGGGCGCGGGCGGGCTGCTGCTGTTCCACGCCATGTCGGCCGGAGCCTCGGCGGCGACCCTGGCGCGGATGCTGGCCTATGTGGCGATGGACACCGCCACCGACGCCATCCCGGTCGCCGGCTGGGCCGTCGACACCCTGTTCCCCGGCCACCTGATGGCCGCCAAGGCGCTGCAGAAGGACATTGAGTCCAAGCACGGCTTGCCCGACGAAATCGACGCCAAGACGCGCAAGAAACGCAAGGTGAAGAAGACCCGGCGCTAG
- a CDS encoding helix-turn-helix domain-containing protein, which produces MPIILRLDVMLARRKVRSNVLARAIGITEANLSLLKSGKVKGMKFDTLEAICAYLDCQPGDILEYAPEETPQERAGDRDTDELKRAG; this is translated from the coding sequence ATGCCGATCATCCTGCGTCTCGACGTGATGCTGGCCCGACGCAAGGTGCGCTCCAACGTGCTGGCCCGCGCCATCGGCATCACCGAAGCCAATCTGTCGCTGCTGAAGTCCGGCAAGGTGAAGGGCATGAAGTTCGACACCCTGGAGGCGATCTGCGCCTACCTCGACTGTCAGCCCGGCGACATCCTGGAATACGCGCCGGAAGAGACTCCCCAAGAAAGAGCGGGCGACCGTGACACCGACGAGCTGAAACGCGCCGGCTGA
- a CDS encoding alpha/beta fold hydrolase, whose translation MRLFSTPVAAIAAGCLLLGAAPALAAQTFAPADGGKLAYETCGSGPEAIVLLHDGILDSSAFDAAWPRLCARFKVVRYDRRGYGNSPAATAPYDAVADLSAVMKAAGVSRAALVGSSSGGGVAVNFALAHPEAVDRLVLVGAAVNGFKPTEHFIKRTMTLVTLMSQGRIADAARDPYILTPAADAQRAFVVADLTAHPGNMGAARMIKDGPEVMGRLGEIKVPTLIITGEIDIPDVHAHAGALETLIPGAKRIVMTGGGHFIYLERPEAFADTVGAFVDRP comes from the coding sequence ATGAGACTGTTCTCAACGCCCGTCGCGGCGATCGCGGCCGGCTGCCTGCTGCTCGGCGCGGCGCCCGCCCTGGCGGCCCAGACCTTCGCCCCAGCGGACGGCGGCAAGCTCGCCTACGAGACTTGCGGCTCGGGCCCCGAGGCTATCGTCCTGCTGCACGACGGCATCCTGGACTCCTCGGCCTTCGACGCGGCCTGGCCCAGGCTCTGCGCTCGGTTCAAGGTCGTGCGCTACGACCGCCGGGGCTATGGAAACTCGCCGGCCGCCACCGCGCCCTATGACGCCGTCGCCGACCTAAGCGCAGTGATGAAGGCGGCGGGCGTGTCGCGCGCCGCCCTGGTCGGCTCGTCGTCGGGCGGCGGCGTGGCGGTCAACTTCGCCCTGGCCCATCCCGAGGCGGTGGACCGGCTGGTGCTGGTCGGGGCGGCGGTGAACGGCTTCAAGCCCACCGAGCACTTCATCAAGCGCACCATGACCCTGGTGACCCTGATGTCTCAGGGCCGCATCGCCGACGCCGCCAGGGATCCGTACATCCTGACGCCGGCCGCCGACGCCCAGCGCGCCTTCGTCGTCGCCGACCTCACCGCCCATCCCGGCAATATGGGCGCGGCCCGGATGATCAAGGACGGCCCCGAGGTCATGGGTCGCCTGGGCGAGATCAAGGTCCCGACCCTGATCATCACCGGCGAGATCGACATCCCCGACGTCCACGCCCACGCCGGCGCCCTGGAAACGCTGATCCCCGGGGCGAAGCGGATCGTCATGACCGGCGGCGGCCACTTCATCTATCTGGAACGGCCGGAGGCGTTCGCCGATACCGTCGGGGCCTTCGTCGACCGTCCCTAA
- the meaB gene encoding methylmalonyl Co-A mutase-associated GTPase MeaB, translating to MNSPIDITDLETRLVAGDRAALARAITLVESRRRDHQMAARALLERLMPRTGGAQRIGITGVPGAGKSTTIEAFGTMLTAAGHRVAVLAVDPSSGRHGGSILGDKTRMERLSVDPNAYIRPSPSGGVLGGVARKTREAMLLCEAAGFDVIIVETVGVGQSETVVSDMVDIFLALLIPGGGDELQGIKKGLIELADLLVINKADADPAKAERSARDYRNALHILTPASRDWTPPVLTASGLTGGGLDVLWTQIRRHREIMTANGDRAKRRADQDSRWMWAMVQDRLAQAFREAPAVAALTADVERAVRAGALPASAAADRLLAAFGLE from the coding sequence GTGAATTCACCGATCGACATCACCGACCTCGAGACGCGCCTGGTCGCCGGCGACCGCGCCGCCCTGGCCCGCGCCATCACCCTGGTCGAGAGCCGCCGCCGCGATCACCAGATGGCCGCCCGAGCCCTGCTGGAACGCCTGATGCCGCGCACCGGCGGGGCTCAGCGGATCGGGATCACCGGCGTGCCGGGCGCCGGCAAGTCGACCACCATCGAGGCCTTCGGCACGATGCTGACCGCCGCCGGCCATCGCGTCGCGGTGCTGGCGGTGGATCCCTCGTCGGGCCGCCACGGCGGTTCGATCCTGGGCGACAAGACCCGCATGGAGCGGCTCAGCGTCGATCCCAACGCCTATATCCGCCCCTCGCCGTCCGGCGGGGTGCTGGGCGGGGTGGCGCGCAAAACCCGCGAAGCCATGCTGCTGTGCGAGGCGGCCGGCTTCGACGTGATCATCGTCGAGACCGTGGGGGTGGGCCAGTCCGAGACGGTGGTGTCGGACATGGTCGACATCTTCCTGGCCCTGCTGATCCCCGGCGGCGGCGACGAGCTGCAGGGCATCAAGAAGGGCCTGATCGAGCTGGCCGACCTGCTGGTGATCAACAAGGCCGACGCCGATCCGGCCAAGGCCGAGCGCTCGGCCCGCGACTACCGCAACGCCCTGCACATCCTGACGCCGGCCTCGCGCGACTGGACGCCGCCGGTGCTGACCGCCTCGGGCCTGACGGGCGGCGGGCTGGACGTGCTGTGGACCCAGATCCGGCGTCACCGCGAGATCATGACCGCCAATGGCGACCGCGCCAAACGGCGCGCCGACCAGGACAGCCGCTGGATGTGGGCCATGGTCCAGGACCGCCTGGCCCAGGCCTTTCGCGAGGCGCCGGCCGTGGCGGCCTTGACCGCGGATGTGGAGCGGGCGGTGCGAGCCGGAGCGTTGCCGGCGTCAGCGGCGGCGGACCGGCTGCTGGCGGCGTTCGGACTGGAGTGA